DNA from Amorphoplanes friuliensis DSM 7358:
CGGGTCAGCGCCGCCCGCAGGTCCTCGATCATCGCCCCTCCTCCTCGGCCGCCAGCAGGAACGCCAGTGACTCCCGTGCAACAGTGGGCGCCGCGTGGGAGTGCCGGGGCAGCTCGACGGCGACCAGGCCGCCGTACCCGCCGTCGATCAGGGCCCGCAGCACCGGCGGGAAGTCGATCTCGCCGGTGCCGAGCTCGAGGTGCTCGTGCACGCCCCGGCGCATGTCGTCGATCTGGACGTTGACGAGGTGTTCGGCCACCGCGGTGACGCAGTCGGGCACGGACAACTCCTCGAGGCAGCGGCAGTGTCCGATGTCGAGGGTCAGCCCGAACATCTCCGGCTCGCCCAGGTCGGCGTACAGGCGGCGCCAGCCCGCAATGTCCTCGACCTCCATGCCCGGCTCCGGCTCGAAGCCCAGGGGCACACCGGCGTCGGTGGCGGCCTCGGTCACCTCGGCGCAGCCGTCGACCAGGCGGCGCCAGGCGGTGCGCTCGTCGACGTCGCCGGGGCGTACGCCGGCCCAGAAGGAGACCGCCTCGGCGCCGAGGTCCGCGCCGATCGCGACCGCCCGGCGCAGGAAGTCGAGCCGCAGCTTGCGGTCGTCGTGCAGCAGCGTCGGGGCGTGCTTGCGCCAAGGGTCGAGCAGATAGCGGGCGCCGGTCTCGATGACCACGCCGAGCCCGAGGTCGCGCAGCCGGTCGGCGGTCTCGGTCACCTGCCGGGCCAGCCCGGGCGCGTACGGGTCGAGGTGGTCGTGGTCGAGGGTGAGCGCGACGCCGGTGTACCCGAGGTCGGCGATGACGGTCAGGGCGTCGCTCAGCCGGTGGTTGGCGAAGCCGTTGGTGCCGTACCCGTACCGCAGCGTGCTCATGTGGGTGAGACCTTGCGGGCGAGGAGCCGGCCCAGCGGGGCAGCGGCCGCGACGGCGACACCCGCCCAGGTCCGGCCGGCCCGGGCGGTCAGGGCGCCCTGCAACGCGGGCAGCGCGGTGATGCCGGCGCCGACCGCCGCCCGGACCCGGGGTGCGGACGGATCACCGAACAACTTCGCCTGGGCACGGCCGTAGCTGGTGGCGTACTCACCGGCCAGGACCGCGGTGACGGTCCCGCTGCGCGCGGCGACCGCACCGGCGAGGCCGGCGGTGGCGGCCAGGGTGGCGGCAGGCAGCGCGGCGGTGGTGCTGCCGGCGACCTCGCGGCGGGACAGCTCCGTGACCGTGTACGTGTGCGCGGCGACCACCAGGGCGGCGGGCAGTGCGCGTACCGGATTGCCCGTGCTCGCACCGAGCAGGACGTCGAGGGCGCGGCAGACGGCCATCCCGGCGGGCCCGGCCGCGGTGTTCTTGAGCCGCAGGTCGTAGGCCCAGACCGCGGCCGCGAGCGGACCGGCGACGGCCAGCGCCCGAGCGCCGCCGGACCGTGCGGCGAGGGCGAGACCCGCCGCGGTGAGGCCGGCCGCGATGCCGAGAGCGGCCGGGGCGGAGATGCGGCCGGACGGGATCGGGCGCTCGGGCCGCTCGGTGGCGTCGAGGTCGCGGTCGGCCCAGTCGTTGGCAGCCATCCCGGCCCAGTAGAGGCAGACGGACGCACCCGCCAGACCCGCGGTAGCCGGGGCGAGCGATC
Protein-coding regions in this window:
- a CDS encoding sugar phosphate isomerase/epimerase family protein codes for the protein MSTLRYGYGTNGFANHRLSDALTVIADLGYTGVALTLDHDHLDPYAPGLARQVTETADRLRDLGLGVVIETGARYLLDPWRKHAPTLLHDDRKLRLDFLRRAVAIGADLGAEAVSFWAGVRPGDVDERTAWRRLVDGCAEVTEAATDAGVPLGFEPEPGMEVEDIAGWRRLYADLGEPEMFGLTLDIGHCRCLEELSVPDCVTAVAEHLVNVQIDDMRRGVHEHLELGTGEIDFPPVLRALIDGGYGGLVAVELPRHSHAAPTVARESLAFLLAAEEEGR
- a CDS encoding SCO3242 family prenyltransferase; translated protein: MKSPLRTLAELVRAPAALSVPGDVIAGAAAAGSLAPATAGLAGASVCLYWAGMAANDWADRDLDATERPERPIPSGRISAPAALGIAAGLTAAGLALAARSGGARALAVAGPLAAAVWAYDLRLKNTAAGPAGMAVCRALDVLLGASTGNPVRALPAALVVAAHTYTVTELSRREVAGSTTAALPAATLAATAGLAGAVAARSGTVTAVLAGEYATSYGRAQAKLFGDPSAPRVRAAVGAGITALPALQGALTARAGRTWAGVAVAAAAPLGRLLARKVSPT